TTATTGCCGGCGGACAAATCCGTCCTGCTTGTCCGTTACGATCTTGACAAATGTCCCCGGGGGGGCATTTTACGACTGAAACCGCTCCTTGCCTTCCGCGGCTATCACGAATTGTCCAAAGAAAACGGATATCTCCAAAACAGGTTGGAAATGTTGACAAACGGTTTTAGTTTATCACCCTACGAGGGAATGCCGGCGATTGTCTTTCAGACATCACGGGGTTCAGGGTTTATCCCCGTGGGGGCATGGTATAGGCGCTTTCAATACAACGAGGAGATAAACCGCGGTTTCGCCGGCGAAGAGGACCTCTTTATGCCCGGCATTATTGATATCCCCGTGGAAAGAAAATGCACCGTCATTCTTTCCGTTGCTCTTGATAAATCACTGAAGAATTCTCCGGCGGCATGGCAGACCGAAACGGTGCGACGCGGGCGTGAAAGAACAATCGATAAAAAGCACGCCGCCGGTCTGGAGGATGAGGACGGGAAACTCTATCTGTCCTTGCTCCAGGCCGGACGTCAGTTTCTAATCAAAACCCCGTCCGGAAAGTCCGCAATCATTGCCGGATATCCATGGTTTGACAGTTGGGGCAGAGACACGCTGATATCCCTCTCGGGGCTTTGCTTTCACGCCGGGCGATTGCCGGAAGGGATCGAAGTGCTCAAGGAGATCAGTCTGCACGAAAAGGACGGCCTCTTCCCCAATTTTTTTACCGCAGATGGCACCCCGGATGCTTACAACACCGTGGACAGCTCCCTGTGGTATTTCTGGACCGTTCAGGAACTGCTTCAGGCGACGAGCGATACGGAGCTTATCCGCACCTACTTCTGGCCGGTAATGAAACGGATCATCCGTTCCTTTCTCGCCGGGACCAGATTCGAAACCGGAATTGATAATTCCGGACTGCTGCATGCGGGCAATCCGGGGATTGCGCTTACCTGGATGGATGCCATGGTCAATAACAAACCCGTCACCTCCCGCCACGGACGTCCCGTCGAGATAAACGCCCTCTGGTACAATGCCCTGTGTTTTTCCCGGGAGCTGGCCGACCAATTCGGCGAGTCCGAGCTTGTTGACCCCGGCTTTATCCCGCATCTGCGGACAGCTTTTCAGGAAACATTTTGGAACCGTGAGGATAACTGCCTCGGCGATGTGTGGAATAACGGGATTCTGGATCGTGCCATCCGTCCCAATCAGCTTTTTGCCGTTTCGCTGCCCTTTTCCCCGCTCGACGATGAGGAACAGAAAGCCGTTGTACAAGCCGCACGAGAACATCTTCTGACACCCTTCGGTTTGCGGACCCTCTCCCCCTCCGACCCTGAATATCGCGGACTCTACATCGGAAATCCCGCCGAACGGGATAGCGCATATCATCAGGGGACCGTCTGGCCATGGCTTCTCGGCGCCTTCGGGCAGGCGGCGCTTAAGACCGCGGCAGACAAGGAACAGGAAAGGGAAAACCTCAAGAAATATTTGCGCGCATTTCTCAAAAAACATCTGTCGGAGGCGGGAATAGGCAGCATTTCCGAGGTATTTGACGGAAACGAACCTCACAATCCCGGCGGCTGCATCGCCCAGGCCTGGAGCGTTGCCGAATTGACAAGGCTGTACTCACTGCTCATAAGGGCTTGATCTGCTTAAGGTCAATCAATTCAAAATCTTGTACCGGGAGCGCCGCCGCGA
The sequence above is drawn from the Syntrophobacterales bacterium genome and encodes:
- a CDS encoding amylo-alpha-1,6-glucosidase, which encodes MIKIDLAGFHDLSISREWLETDGRGGYATSTLENRHTRKYHGLFVANLPKPAGRCVLLSKIEDSLINRQEEHFFTSHLYPGLVFPPEHTPLADFSFDHFPSFTYRIGSITIKKSLLLPADKSVLLVRYDLDKCPRGGILRLKPLLAFRGYHELSKENGYLQNRLEMLTNGFSLSPYEGMPAIVFQTSRGSGFIPVGAWYRRFQYNEEINRGFAGEEDLFMPGIIDIPVERKCTVILSVALDKSLKNSPAAWQTETVRRGRERTIDKKHAAGLEDEDGKLYLSLLQAGRQFLIKTPSGKSAIIAGYPWFDSWGRDTLISLSGLCFHAGRLPEGIEVLKEISLHEKDGLFPNFFTADGTPDAYNTVDSSLWYFWTVQELLQATSDTELIRTYFWPVMKRIIRSFLAGTRFETGIDNSGLLHAGNPGIALTWMDAMVNNKPVTSRHGRPVEINALWYNALCFSRELADQFGESELVDPGFIPHLRTAFQETFWNREDNCLGDVWNNGILDRAIRPNQLFAVSLPFSPLDDEEQKAVVQAAREHLLTPFGLRTLSPSDPEYRGLYIGNPAERDSAYHQGTVWPWLLGAFGQAALKTAADKEQERENLKKYLRAFLKKHLSEAGIGSISEVFDGNEPHNPGGCIAQAWSVAELTRLYSLLIRA